The Puntigrus tetrazona isolate hp1 chromosome 3, ASM1883169v1, whole genome shotgun sequence genome contains a region encoding:
- the usp7 gene encoding ubiquitin carboxyl-terminal hydrolase 7 isoform X1: MNHHHTQQQQQKAGEQQLSEPEDMEMEAGDPDDPPRIPQNPVINGNVAMADGHNNTEEDMEDDTSWRSEATFRFVVERFSRLSESVLSPPCFVRNLPWKIMVMPRFYPDRPHQKSVGFFLQCNAESDSTSWSCHAQAMLKIINYKDDEKSFSRRISHLFFHKENDWGFSNFMSWSDVTDPERGFVEDDKVTFEVYVQADAPHGVAWDSKKHTGYVGLKNQGATCYMNSLLQTLFFTNQLRRAVYMMPTEGDDSSKSVPLALQRVFYELQHSDKPVGTKKLTKSFGWETLDSFMQHDVQELCRVLLDNVENKMKGTCVEGTIPKLFRGKMVSYIQCKHVDYRSERIEDYYDIQLSIKGKKNIFESFKDYVAVEQLDGDNKYDAGEHGLQEAEKGVKFLTFPPILHLQLMRFMYDPQTDQNIKINDRFEFPEQLPLDEFLQKPDVKDPANYILHAVLVHSGDNHGGHYVVYLNPKGDGKWCKFDDDVVSRCTKEEAIEHNYGGHDDDLSVRHCTNAYMLVYIRESKLSEVLQPVTDMDIPQQLVERLQEEKRVEAQKRKERQEAHLYMQVQMVTEDQFCGHQGNDMYDEEKVKYTVFKVLKSSTLAEFVQNLSQTMGFPQDQMRLWPMQARSNGTKRPAMLDYEADCNKSMIDLSDNENPWTIFLETVDPEMAASGATLPKFDKDHDVMLFLKMYDPKTRSLNYCGHIYTPISCKIRGLLPVMCERAGFQQGTSLILYEEVKPNLTERIQDYDVSLDKALDELMDGDIIVFQKDDPENETSELPTAKDYFRDLYHRVDVIFCDKTIHNDPGFVVTLSNRMNYFQVAKTVAQRLNTDPMLLQFFKSQGYRDGPGNPLRHNYEGTLRDLLQFFKPRQPKKLYYQQLKMKITDFENRRSFKAIWLNSMFREEEITLYPDKHGCVRDLLEECKKAVELSDKGSEKLRLLEIVSYKIIGVHQEDELLECLSPAASRTFRIEEIPLDQVDLDKENEMLIPVAHFHKEVFGTFGIPFLLKIRQGEPFREVMKRIQSMLDIQEKEFEKFKFAIVMMGRHQYINEEDYEVNLKDFEPQPGNMSHPRPWLGLDHFNKAPKRGRYTYLEKAIKIHN; encoded by the exons ATGAACCACCATCAcacccagcagcagcagcagaaagcCGGCGAGCAGCAGCTCAGCGAGCCCGAGGACATGGAGATGGAGG ctgGGGACCCAGATGATCCTCCAAGAATTCCCCAGAATCCAGTCATCAATGGGAACGTGGCTATGGCGGATGGACACAACAACACAGAGGAGGACATGGAGGATG ACACAAGCTGGCGCTCAGAAGCCACTTTCCGCTTTGTGGTGGAGCGCTTTAGCAGGCTGAGTGAGTCTGTTCTCAGCCCACCCTGTTTCGTGAGAAATCTGCCCTGGAAGATCATGGTGATGCCCCGCTTTTACCCAGACAGACCTCACCAGAAGAGCGTTGGATTCTTCCTTCAGTGCAACGCTGAGTCAGACTCTAC GTCCTGGTCATGTCATGCTCAAGCCATGCTGAAAATAATCAACTACAAAGACGATGAGAAATCCTTTAGCCGCCGCATCAGTCACCTGTTCTTCCACAAGGAAAATGACTGGGGCTTTTCCAACTTCATGTCATGGAGT GACGTGACTGATCCAGAACGGGGCTTTGTGGAGGATGATAAGGTCACTTTTGAGGTTTACGTTCAAGCTGATGCGCCTCACGGTGTGGC CTGGGATTCAAAGAAGCACACTGGTTATGTGGGGTTGAAGAATCAAGGAGCCACGTGTTACATGAACAGCTTACTACAGACGCTCTTCTTCACAAACCAGCTTCGGCGG GCGGTTTATATGATGCCTACTGAGGGAGATGATTCCTCTAAAAGCGTTCCCCTGGCCCTACAGAGGGTGTTCTATGAGCTTCAACACAGTGATAAGCCTGTTGGGACAAAGAAGCTGACTAAGTCTTTTGG ATGGGAGACTCTAGACAGTTTCATGCAGCATGATGTACAGGAACTGTGCCGAGTG CTGTTGGACAATGTGGAAAACAAGATGAAAGGAACTTGTGTGGAGGGCACAATCCCGAAGCTCTTCCGAGGAAAGATGGTG TCCTACATCCAGTGTAAGCATGTGGACTATCGGTCAGAAAGAATAGAGGATTACTACGACATCCAACTCAGcataaaaggaaagaaaaaca TCTTTGAGTCATTCAAGGATTATGTGGCAGTGGAGCAGCTTGATGGGGATAACAAATATGATGCGGGGGAGCATGGCCTACAG gAAGCAGAGAAGGGTGTAAAGTTCCTGACCTTCCCTCCTATTCTGCACCTGCAGCTCATGAGGTTCATGTACGACCCTCAGACTGACCAAAATATTAAGATAAACGACAG GTTTGAATTCCCAGAGCAGTTACCTCTGGATGAGTTTCTGCAGAAACCAGATGTTAAAGACCCAGCCAACTACATTCTCCATGCCGTGTTGGTGCACAGCGGAGACAACCACGGGGGCCACTACGTCGTCTACCTTAATCCTAAAGGAGACGGCAAA TGGTGTAAGTTCGATGATGACGTCGTTTCACGGTGCACTAAAGAAGAGGCCATTGAACACAATTATGGTGGTCACGATGACGACTTATCAGTGCGTCACTGCACCAATGCTTACATGTTGGTGTACATCAGAGAATCCAAGCTCA GTGAGGTCTTGCAGCCGGTTACAGACATGGATATCCCTCAGCAGCTGGTGGAGAGGCTGCAGGAGGAGAAGAGGGTGGAAGCccagaagagaaaagagaggcaGGAGGCTCACCTTTACATGCAAGTACAG ATGGTGACAGAAGATCAGTTCTGTGGGCATCAGGGCAACGATATGTATGATGAAGAGAAAGTAAAATACACAGTGTTCAAAGTTCTCAAGAGCTCCACTCTGGCTGAGTTCGTTCAGAACCTCTCACAGACCATG GGTTTCCCACAGGACCAGATGAGACTGTGGCCAATGCAGGCCAGAAGCAACGGCACTAAACGGCCAGCCATGTTGGATTATGAAGCTGATTGCAACAAGTCT ATGATCGACTTGAGTGATAACGAGAACCCATGGACAATATTTCTGGAAACTGTAGATCCAGAAATGGCCGCCAGTGGTGCAACGTTACCCAAGTTCGACAAAGACC atGATGTTATGTTGTTCTTGAAGATGTATGATCCAAAAACCAGAAGCTTAAATTATTGTGGACATATCTACACACCTATATCCTGTAAAATAC GAGGCTTGCTGCCCGTTATGTGTGAAAGAGCAGGGTTTCAGCAGGGAACTAGCCTTATCCTCTATGAG GAAGTTAAACCGAATTTAACAGAGCGAATACAAGACTATGATGTCTCCCTGGACAAGGCTCTGGATGAGCTGATGGATGGAGACATAATTGTGTTCCAGAA GGATGATCCTGAAAATGAAACCAGTGAGCTGCCTACTGCAAAAGACTACTTCAGAGACTTGTACCACCGTGTAGATGTCATCTTCTGTGACAAGACCATTCACAATGACCCAGGCTTTGTTGTGACACTGTCAAACCGAATGAACTACTTCCAG gtggcAAAGACTGTTGCGCAGAGGTTAAATACTGACCCCATGCTCCTACAGTTCTTCAAGTCACAGGg GTACAGAGACGGCCCTGGCAACCCACTCAGGCACAACTATGAAGGCACTCTCAGAGACCTGCTGCAGTTTTTCAAGCCCCGGCAGCCTAAGAAGCTCTACTACCAGCAG CTCAAGATGAAGATCACAGACTTTGAGAACAGGAGGAGTTTCAAAGCCATTTGGCTCAACAGTATGTTTCGAGAGGAG GAGATCACACTATACCCCGACAAGCATGGCTGTGTTCGGGACCTTTTGGAGGAATGTAAAAAGGCAGTGGAGCTGTCCGACAAAGGCTCGGAGAAGCTGAG GCTGTTAGAAATTGTCAGCTACAAAATTATTGGGGTTCACCAGGAAGATGAATTGCTAGAATGTTTATCTCCAGCAGCCAGTCGAACATTCAGAATAGAG GAAATCCCTCTCGACCAGGTGGACCTGGACAAGGAGAATGAAATGCTGATTCCAGTTGCACATTTCCACAAGGAAGTCTTCGGGACGTTCGGAATTCCCTTTTTGCTGAAGATCCGTCAG GGGGAACCTTTCAGAGAAGTGATGAAGAGAATTCAGAGCATGCTTGACATTCAGGAGAAAGAGTTTGAGAAG TTCAAGTTTGCAATAGTGATGATGGGCCGGCATCAGTACATCAACGAGGAAGACTACGAGGTGAATCTGAAAGACTTCGAGCCACAGCCAG GGAACATGTCGCACCCGAGGCCTTGGTTAGGGCTCGACCACTTCAACAAAGCTCCAAAGAGAGGTCGCTACACGTATCTGGAAAAAGCGATCAAGATTCACAACTGA